Proteins encoded in a region of the Flavobacterium sp. PMTSA4 genome:
- a CDS encoding aminotransferase class I/II-fold pyridoxal phosphate-dependent enzyme, protein MSTFNPADKIQDLQYFGEFGGVNPSISDSSTYTFLSAKTMFDTFEGNAEGCYLYSRHSSPSNLYLGQALAAMEGTEAANVAASGMGAITPVLMQLCSAGDEIVSSRTIYGGTYAFMKNMLPKWNIKTNFVDITKLDSVEAAITHNTKVLYCETVSNPLLEVADIAALSKIAKKYNIKLVVDNTFSPLSVTPAQLGADVVIHSLTKFINGSSDTVGGVVCASQSFIDDLKNVNNGASMLLGPTMDSYRSASILKNLRTLHIRMKQHSHNAMYLANAFEKDGLKVVYPGLKSHPSHEVYSAMINKEYGFGGMMTVDVGTLDKANALMELMQNRNLGYLAVSLGFYKTLFSAPGTSTSSEIPLLEQKEMGLTDGLIRFSIGLDNDIERTYQMMKQCMKELNIL, encoded by the coding sequence ATGAGCACTTTTAATCCTGCTGATAAAATTCAAGACTTGCAATACTTTGGAGAGTTTGGAGGCGTAAACCCATCCATATCCGATAGTTCAACTTATACCTTTCTTTCGGCTAAGACCATGTTTGACACTTTTGAAGGCAACGCCGAAGGTTGCTACCTTTATTCGCGCCATTCTTCGCCGTCTAATTTATATCTTGGTCAGGCATTGGCTGCTATGGAAGGCACCGAAGCTGCTAATGTTGCCGCATCTGGAATGGGTGCCATCACGCCAGTATTAATGCAATTGTGTAGCGCTGGCGATGAAATCGTATCGAGTAGAACAATTTATGGCGGAACCTACGCCTTTATGAAGAATATGTTGCCAAAGTGGAACATCAAAACCAACTTTGTAGATATTACTAAATTAGATAGTGTTGAAGCTGCAATTACACATAATACTAAAGTGCTTTATTGTGAAACCGTGAGCAATCCGCTATTGGAAGTTGCCGATATTGCTGCACTTTCTAAAATAGCCAAGAAGTACAACATCAAGTTGGTGGTTGATAATACGTTTTCACCACTTTCGGTTACGCCAGCTCAATTGGGTGCAGATGTTGTAATTCACAGCTTGACTAAGTTTATCAATGGAAGCAGCGACACTGTTGGTGGTGTAGTTTGTGCTTCGCAATCGTTTATAGATGATTTAAAAAATGTCAATAACGGCGCCAGCATGTTGCTGGGTCCAACAATGGACAGTTACCGCTCTGCGAGTATCCTAAAAAACCTTCGCACGCTGCATATCCGTATGAAACAGCACAGCCACAACGCTATGTATTTGGCCAATGCTTTTGAAAAAGATGGACTAAAAGTAGTATATCCTGGTTTAAAAAGCCATCCTAGTCACGAAGTATATAGCGCTATGATTAACAAAGAATATGGCTTTGGTGGTATGATGACCGTTGATGTTGGAACCTTAGATAAAGCTAACGCTTTGATGGAGTTGATGCAAAACCGAAACCTGGGTTATCTTGCTGTAAGTTTAGGATTTTATAAAACCTTGTTCAGCGCACCAGGAACTTCTACATCGTCCGAAATTCCTTTGTTGGAACAAAAGGAAATGGGTTTGACTGATGGTTTAATCCGTTTTTCTATAGGGTTGGATAACGACATAGAACGCACGTATCAAATGATGAAACAGTGCATGAAGGAACTGAATATCTTGTAG
- a CDS encoding Lrp/AsnC family transcriptional regulator: MDAIDKKLLNLLQEDSKKTNKELSSKLNLSVTAVYERIKKLERDGVIANYIAQLDRTKIDKSFMVFCHIKLVQHTKEFLTKFEQQVVKLEEVLECFHVSGDYDYILKIYVKDMEAYREFMVTKLTTLQHIGSTHSTFMIGEVKNTAAFSL; this comes from the coding sequence ATGGATGCTATTGATAAAAAACTACTGAATTTGCTGCAAGAGGACAGCAAAAAAACCAATAAAGAGCTATCGTCTAAACTGAACTTATCGGTTACTGCCGTTTACGAACGCATTAAAAAGCTGGAACGCGATGGCGTTATTGCCAATTATATTGCACAATTAGACCGCACAAAGATTGACAAGAGTTTTATGGTATTTTGTCATATCAAGCTGGTGCAACACACCAAAGAGTTTTTAACCAAGTTTGAACAGCAAGTGGTTAAGCTCGAAGAAGTGCTGGAATGTTTTCATGTAAGCGGCGATTACGACTATATTCTAAAGATTTATGTAAAGGATATGGAAGCCTATAGAGAGTTTATGGTTACCAAGCTAACGACACTTCAACATATAGGTAGCACACATAGCACGTTCATGATTGGAGAAGTAAAGAACACGGCTGCTTTTAGTTTATAG
- a CDS encoding bestrophin family protein yields MYTRKVFPFKEMMLWTRFETYLFIIIAIAEVLLFIYSDQIIQFPFTPIALIGTAVAFIIGFQSNSAYGRIWEARQIWGAIVNSSRTLGMMTQDFINNDHAKNPLSEEELHQERKTIIHRHIAWLTALRYAMRQPRTWEYVMNEKTNKEWANMIYVPEFKENFETTISQYLSKEEMNYIASKTNKQTAILYLQSNHLRTLKEKGLIWEFSFLELENVLEELFTHQGKSERIKNFPYPRQFASIMHYFTWIFLLILPLAMASQFGEIATKIAAKTGHCPNWITWLSVPFSVVVMWVFFTMNRIGRVGENPFEGSANDVPISAISRGIEIDLRQNLGEKEEDIPKGFEIRNDVQM; encoded by the coding sequence ATGTACACTAGAAAAGTATTCCCGTTTAAAGAGATGATGCTATGGACACGATTTGAAACGTATTTGTTCATTATCATTGCCATTGCAGAAGTATTGCTGTTTATTTATAGTGATCAAATCATACAATTTCCATTTACGCCTATAGCTTTAATAGGTACAGCTGTTGCTTTTATAATAGGTTTTCAGAGCAATTCTGCCTATGGAAGAATATGGGAAGCAAGACAAATTTGGGGTGCCATCGTAAACAGCTCCAGAACATTAGGAATGATGACTCAGGATTTCATCAATAATGACCATGCTAAAAATCCTTTATCGGAAGAAGAATTACATCAGGAACGAAAAACAATTATCCACCGACACATTGCCTGGCTTACTGCTTTGCGTTATGCAATGCGCCAACCTCGCACTTGGGAATATGTAATGAATGAGAAGACCAATAAAGAATGGGCTAATATGATATACGTTCCTGAGTTTAAAGAAAACTTTGAAACTACCATAAGTCAGTATCTTTCAAAAGAAGAAATGAACTATATAGCATCAAAAACAAACAAGCAAACGGCTATTTTATACCTACAATCCAACCATTTAAGAACCTTAAAAGAAAAAGGATTGATTTGGGAATTTTCATTTTTAGAATTAGAAAATGTACTCGAAGAACTCTTTACCCATCAAGGAAAATCAGAACGAATTAAGAACTTTCCCTATCCAAGACAGTTTGCATCGATAATGCACTATTTCACCTGGATATTTCTATTGATATTACCATTGGCTATGGCATCGCAGTTTGGTGAGATTGCAACCAAAATAGCAGCCAAAACAGGTCACTGTCCTAACTGGATAACATGGCTTTCGGTACCGTTTTCGGTAGTAGTAATGTGGGTGTTTTTCACCATGAACCGTATTGGAAGAGTTGGCGAAAACCCGTTTGAAGGCTCAGCCAACGACGTACCAATATCGGCAATTTCCAGAGGAATAGAAATCGATTTAAGACAAAATCTAGGAGAAAAAGAAGAAGACATTCCTAAAGGATTTGAGATTAGAAATGACGTACAGATGTAA
- a CDS encoding carbonic anhydrase, with the protein MDLNKIFENNEKWIAGKTKDNPDYFVDLNKGQKPDVLYIGCSDSRVTAEDIMGLQPGELFVHRNVANIVNAIDLNAQSVINYAVAHLEVNHVVICGHYSCGGVKAAMEAKDLGILNPWLRNIRDVYRAHKNELNAIEDQHKRYDRLVELNVKEQAINVVKMASVQRAMRKRGMKIHGWVFDIKTGKLIDLKFDFEKALQDIMEIYRLED; encoded by the coding sequence ATGGATTTAAATAAAATTTTTGAAAACAACGAAAAATGGATTGCCGGTAAAACAAAAGACAATCCAGATTATTTTGTAGATTTAAACAAAGGACAAAAACCTGATGTTTTGTACATAGGTTGTTCTGATTCTAGAGTTACAGCCGAAGACATCATGGGTTTACAACCAGGTGAATTGTTTGTACACAGAAACGTTGCTAATATCGTAAATGCTATCGACCTGAATGCACAAAGCGTTATTAATTATGCCGTGGCGCATCTTGAAGTGAACCATGTTGTCATCTGCGGACATTACTCTTGTGGTGGTGTAAAAGCAGCCATGGAAGCTAAAGATTTAGGGATTTTAAATCCTTGGTTGCGCAACATTCGTGATGTTTATAGAGCACACAAAAATGAATTAAACGCCATTGAAGACCAACATAAACGTTATGACAGATTGGTTGAGTTAAATGTAAAAGAGCAAGCTATCAATGTGGTAAAAATGGCATCAGTTCAAAGAGCTATGCGCAAACGAGGAATGAAGATACACGGATGGGTTTTTGACATCAAAACAGGTAAGCTTATTGATTTGAAATTTGACTTTGAAAAAGCACTTCAAGACATCATGGAAATTTACCGATTAGAAGATTAA
- the lpdA gene encoding dihydrolipoyl dehydrogenase: protein MSQFDVTIIGSGPGGYVSAIRCAQLGFKTAIIEKYSTLGGTCLNVGCIPSKAMLASSHHYEELQHFADHGIEVKGDVKVNLEKMVARKQAVVDQTSGGVKFLMDKNKVTVFEGIGSFEDATHVKVTKNDGSSETIESKYIIIATGSKPSNLPFIKLDKERIITSTEALKLPEVPKHLVIIGGGVIGIELGQVYLRLGAEVSVVEFMDRIIPGMDSSLSKELTKVLKKQGMKFYVSHKVQSVDRKGKTVTVKAENAKGEVITLEGDYALVSVGRRPYTDGLNADKAGVKVTERGMVEVNDHLQTNVPNIYAIGDVVRGAMLAHKAEEEGVLVAEILAGQKPHIDYNLIPGVVYTWPEVAAVGKTEEQLKEAGVNYKAGSFPFKALGRARAGGDTDGFVKILADAKTDEVLGIHMIGARCADLIAEAVTAMEFRASAEDISRMSHAHPTYAEAIKEAALAATENRALHV from the coding sequence ATGAGTCAATTTGATGTTACTATTATAGGTTCTGGTCCAGGCGGATATGTTTCAGCTATTCGTTGTGCACAACTTGGTTTCAAAACCGCTATCATTGAAAAATATTCTACACTTGGTGGAACCTGCTTAAATGTGGGTTGCATACCTTCAAAAGCTATGCTTGCATCATCTCACCATTATGAAGAATTACAACATTTTGCTGACCACGGAATTGAAGTTAAAGGCGATGTAAAAGTGAACTTAGAAAAGATGGTTGCTCGCAAACAAGCAGTAGTTGACCAGACATCAGGTGGTGTAAAATTTTTGATGGATAAAAATAAAGTTACTGTATTTGAAGGTATAGGTTCTTTTGAAGATGCAACTCACGTAAAAGTAACCAAGAATGATGGTTCATCAGAAACCATTGAAAGTAAATATATCATCATTGCAACAGGTTCTAAACCATCTAATTTGCCTTTCATCAAATTAGACAAAGAAAGAATCATTACTTCAACAGAAGCGTTAAAATTGCCAGAAGTTCCAAAACATTTGGTAATTATTGGCGGTGGTGTAATTGGAATTGAGCTAGGACAAGTTTATCTGCGTCTTGGTGCTGAAGTTTCTGTTGTAGAATTTATGGATAGAATTATCCCTGGAATGGATAGTTCATTATCAAAAGAATTAACCAAAGTACTTAAGAAACAAGGCATGAAATTCTATGTTTCTCACAAAGTACAATCGGTAGATAGAAAAGGAAAAACCGTTACTGTAAAAGCCGAAAACGCAAAAGGTGAAGTAATAACACTTGAAGGAGATTATGCTTTAGTATCTGTTGGCCGTCGTCCTTACACTGATGGATTAAACGCAGATAAAGCAGGAGTTAAAGTAACAGAGCGCGGAATGGTTGAAGTAAACGACCATTTACAAACTAATGTTCCAAATATATATGCTATTGGTGACGTAGTTCGTGGTGCCATGTTAGCACACAAAGCAGAAGAAGAAGGTGTTTTGGTAGCTGAAATTCTAGCTGGTCAAAAACCACATATCGATTATAATTTAATTCCTGGTGTTGTTTATACCTGGCCAGAAGTTGCTGCTGTTGGTAAAACAGAAGAGCAATTAAAAGAAGCTGGAGTGAACTATAAAGCGGGAAGTTTCCCTTTCAAAGCTTTAGGAAGAGCTCGTGCTGGTGGTGATACTGATGGATTTGTTAAGATTTTAGCTGACGCTAAAACCGATGAAGTACTGGGAATTCACATGATTGGTGCTCGTTGTGCTGACTTAATAGCCGAAGCTGTAACTGCTATGGAATTCAGAGCAAGTGCTGAAGATATTTCGAGAATGTCACATGCGCATCCAACTTATGCTGAAGCAATTAAAGAAGCTGCCTTAGCTGCTACGGAAAATAGAGCTTTGCATGTTTAA
- a CDS encoding tetratricopeptide repeat protein — MKSIFGLFIMFFLLLCSCKKEATDEKIAIGKSRFSCAPQTIDAKWFESDNKAPLFEGLDVVNYPISTNNPEVQKYFNQGLAFAYGFNHAEAARSFYYATKLDSLCAMNFWGYAYVLGPNYNAGMEPDNYERAYKAIQQAIKLSDNATDKEKGLINALSKRYVEKPIDDRSALDIAYSEAMKKLAMQYPDDSEINTLYVESIMNLHPWDLYDKKGLPKQWTPEIELLLIKILKKDPKHVGANHFYIHAVESSNTPERGNQSAKLFYEGLADNLGHIVHMPSHIYIRTGEYHKGTLTNIKAAKKDSTYVTMCHAQGAYPLAYYPHNYHFLAACATLEGNYKWARIGANETSNHVHPKTMIEPGWSTLQHYYVIPYYVAVKFGKWDDILDMKLISDTLKYPNAISHYAKGMAYLGKKDLKKAKLELSKLEKIANDDSMKKMTIWQINSMYDLIQVSFKVLKGEILASEGKYDESIAELKAAVVVEDALNYNEPPDWFFSVRHNLGAVQIEAGKYNDAIKTFEQDLKVLKNNGWAQHGLRLAYEKLNNKDKVKEVDDLLAKSWATSDIKITSSRIK; from the coding sequence ATGAAAAGTATTTTTGGATTATTTATCATGTTTTTCCTGTTGTTATGCTCTTGTAAAAAAGAAGCAACAGACGAAAAAATTGCAATTGGAAAAAGTAGATTCAGTTGTGCGCCACAAACTATTGATGCAAAATGGTTTGAATCTGATAATAAAGCACCACTTTTTGAAGGCTTAGATGTTGTTAATTATCCTATAAGCACTAATAATCCAGAAGTTCAAAAGTACTTCAATCAAGGGTTGGCTTTTGCTTATGGATTTAATCATGCCGAAGCAGCTCGTTCTTTTTATTATGCTACAAAATTAGATTCATTATGCGCAATGAATTTTTGGGGTTATGCATATGTATTAGGTCCAAATTACAATGCTGGAATGGAACCAGATAATTATGAAAGAGCATACAAAGCTATTCAGCAAGCTATAAAACTAAGTGATAATGCTACCGATAAAGAAAAAGGACTCATAAATGCTTTATCAAAACGATATGTTGAAAAACCAATTGATGACAGAAGTGCTTTGGATATTGCTTATTCAGAAGCTATGAAAAAGTTAGCTATGCAATATCCTGATGATAGTGAAATTAATACTTTGTATGTAGAGTCAATTATGAATTTGCATCCCTGGGATTTGTATGATAAGAAAGGTTTACCTAAACAATGGACACCAGAAATTGAATTGCTTTTAATTAAAATATTAAAAAAAGACCCAAAACATGTTGGTGCAAATCATTTTTACATTCATGCAGTTGAATCTTCAAATACTCCAGAAAGAGGAAATCAAAGCGCAAAACTATTTTATGAAGGTTTAGCAGATAATTTAGGGCATATAGTTCATATGCCTTCGCATATTTATATAAGAACGGGTGAATACCATAAAGGTACTTTAACAAATATCAAGGCTGCAAAAAAAGACAGCACTTATGTAACAATGTGTCATGCACAAGGTGCTTATCCTTTGGCATATTATCCACATAATTATCATTTTTTAGCTGCTTGTGCTACTTTAGAAGGAAATTATAAATGGGCTAGAATAGGAGCAAATGAAACTTCTAATCATGTACATCCTAAAACAATGATTGAACCTGGATGGTCTACTTTACAACATTACTATGTAATTCCATATTATGTTGCAGTTAAGTTTGGTAAATGGGATGATATCTTAGATATGAAGTTAATATCAGACACTCTAAAATACCCAAATGCAATTTCTCATTATGCTAAAGGAATGGCTTATTTAGGAAAAAAAGATTTAAAAAAGGCTAAATTAGAGTTATCCAAATTAGAAAAAATAGCCAATGATGATTCTATGAAAAAAATGACTATCTGGCAAATTAATTCAATGTACGATTTGATTCAAGTTTCCTTTAAAGTTTTAAAAGGAGAGATTTTAGCTTCTGAAGGAAAGTATGATGAAAGCATAGCTGAACTCAAGGCAGCAGTTGTTGTTGAAGATGCATTAAATTATAATGAACCACCAGATTGGTTCTTCTCTGTACGACATAATCTTGGTGCGGTTCAAATAGAAGCAGGAAAATATAATGATGCAATAAAAACATTTGAGCAAGATTTGAAAGTATTAAAAAATAACGGTTGGGCACAACATGGTTTAAGATTAGCCTATGAAAAACTAAACAATAAAGACAAGGTAAAAGAAGTTGATGACTTGCTTGCAAAAAGTTGGGCAACATCTGATATAAAAATTACTTCTTCAAGAATTAAATAA
- a CDS encoding class I SAM-dependent methyltransferase: MENIKEHWETVFSTKKEKEVSWYQSKPETSINFFINNAISKEANIIDIGGGDSYLIDNLLDLGYTNLYLLDISSNAIEKIKKRLGEKAAHVNFIVSNILDFESEVKFDVWHDRASFHFLTKPEDIQKYRSILNNLTNKKAHFFLGTFSENGPKKCSGLDISQYTTESLNEVFKDEFLIKNSFTQNHKTPFDTEQNFVFCDFIKK, from the coding sequence ATGGAAAACATCAAAGAACATTGGGAAACTGTTTTTTCTACAAAAAAGGAAAAAGAAGTTAGCTGGTATCAATCCAAACCAGAAACATCAATTAATTTTTTTATTAATAACGCTATCTCAAAAGAGGCTAATATTATTGATATTGGCGGTGGCGATAGTTATTTGATTGATAATTTGTTGGATTTAGGATATACCAATTTGTATTTATTGGATATATCTTCAAATGCAATTGAAAAAATCAAAAAAAGACTTGGTGAAAAAGCAGCACATGTAAACTTTATAGTTTCTAATATTTTAGATTTTGAGTCAGAAGTTAAATTTGATGTTTGGCACGACAGAGCTTCATTTCACTTTTTAACCAAGCCTGAAGATATTCAAAAATATAGAAGTATACTTAATAATTTGACTAATAAAAAAGCTCATTTTTTCCTGGGAACTTTTTCTGAAAATGGTCCAAAAAAATGTAGCGGATTAGATATTAGTCAGTATACCACTGAATCATTAAATGAAGTATTTAAAGATGAATTTCTGATAAAAAACAGCTTCACCCAAAATCACAAAACACCATTTGATACCGAACAGAATTTTGTTTTTTGCGACTTTATAAAAAAATAA
- the tpx gene encoding thiol peroxidase, translating to MASIALGGIPINTNGDLPKIGTKAPNFSLIKNDLTVATLEDFAGSRLVLNIFPSIDTSTCATSVRKFNEKASQLENTKVLCISRDLPFAQRRFCGAEGLENVITLSDYKSDDFRKGYGLEIIDGAFAGLHSRVVIIIDENGIIKYTEQVPEIADEPDYESALKEL from the coding sequence ATGGCATCAATAGCTTTAGGAGGAATTCCTATTAATACCAATGGTGATTTACCAAAAATTGGAACAAAAGCACCAAATTTTTCACTAATAAAAAATGATTTAACCGTTGCTACTTTAGAAGATTTTGCTGGAAGTAGATTAGTTTTAAATATTTTTCCAAGTATAGACACAAGTACTTGTGCTACATCAGTTAGAAAATTTAATGAAAAAGCAAGTCAATTAGAAAACACTAAAGTTCTTTGTATTTCAAGAGATTTACCCTTTGCTCAAAGACGTTTTTGTGGCGCAGAAGGCTTAGAAAATGTAATTACGCTGTCAGATTATAAATCAGATGACTTTAGAAAAGGTTATGGTCTAGAAATTATTGATGGTGCTTTTGCTGGTTTACATTCTAGAGTAGTTATCATAATTGATGAAAATGGAATTATAAAATATACCGAACAAGTTCCTGAAATTGCTGATGAACCTGATTATGAATCAGCTTTAAAAGAATTATAA
- a CDS encoding diacylglycerol kinase, translated as MEFQKDNSFITGRLKSVRYTIIGARKLITTEHSVMVQFSIAILLIIAGFYFDISREEWMMQILATGLVLAIEGMNTAVEKICDFIHPEYHEKIGFIKDIAGGAVLFAAIASIAVGLLIYVPKLCNF; from the coding sequence ATGGAATTTCAAAAAGACAATTCATTCATTACAGGAAGATTAAAAAGCGTTCGCTATACCATTATTGGTGCACGAAAACTAATAACTACTGAGCATAGTGTAATGGTTCAGTTTTCAATAGCAATCCTTTTAATTATTGCTGGTTTTTATTTTGACATTTCAAGAGAAGAATGGATGATGCAGATATTGGCAACCGGATTGGTTTTAGCCATTGAAGGAATGAATACTGCTGTAGAAAAAATATGCGATTTTATTCATCCTGAGTATCACGAAAAAATAGGATTCATAAAAGATATTGCTGGTGGAGCAGTTTTATTTGCTGCAATTGCCTCAATTGCCGTTGGTTTATTGATATATGTTCCAAAATTGTGTAATTTTTAG
- a CDS encoding DNA translocase FtsK: MAKTTKKETTADKKGTDKKSPEKNVARKKQYKVLFGFLLILFSIALLVSFVSFFIYGQEDQSAVSDLLDREDTVKNWLGKFGAYLADLFIYRGFGAASFVFVKLFFLSGAFLLLDLPLKKLKNTWFWDLFAIILLSITFGFFATTLPELGGTIGYEMNLFFQDYIGKTGTILVLIFGLLIYIIFKIKVSPDSIKSFFEKKKKDITEDFKSISTPNNSTDYNLEEFAVKEDEEEIEEPVLKTSQFEINKEALKPTIEKASEINLEPTIKETTSTPIASKELEIIESTSDDFVIEKATEEDIVEENLAAKLVADFGEFDPTLELSNYKFPTIDLLKEYKSVGITINQEELEENKNRIVETLKNYKIEIAQIKATVGPSVTLYEIVPEAGIRISKIKSLEDDIALSLSALGIRIIAPIPGKGTIGIEVPNKNPTMVPMRTVISASKFQEAEMELPIALGKTISNETFVVDLAKMPHLLMAGATGQGKSVGLNAVLTSLLYKKHPAEVKFVLVDPKKVELTLFNKIERHYLAKLPDTEDAIITDNNKVINTLNSLCVEMDNRYNLLKDAMVRNIKEYNEKFKSRKLNPENGHRFLPYIVLVVDEFADLIMTAGKEVETPIARLAQLARAIGIHLIIATQRPSVNVITGIIKANFPARIAFRVTSKIDSRTILDTQGADQLIGRGDLLYTNGNDLVRVQCAFVDTPEVERIVDYIGSQKAYASAYLLPEYIGEEGSSTSLEIDISERDTLFREAAEIIVTSQQGSASLLQRKLKLGYNRAGRLIDQLEAAGIVGPFEGSKARSVNITDLASLEQFLNNEQNNI; this comes from the coding sequence ATGGCAAAAACAACCAAAAAAGAAACAACAGCTGATAAAAAAGGAACCGATAAAAAAAGTCCTGAAAAAAACGTTGCAAGAAAAAAACAGTACAAAGTATTGTTTGGTTTTTTATTGATTCTTTTCTCAATTGCACTTCTAGTTTCCTTTGTTTCCTTTTTCATTTACGGACAAGAAGACCAAAGCGCAGTTAGCGATTTATTGGACAGAGAAGACACTGTAAAAAATTGGCTTGGTAAGTTTGGTGCTTATTTAGCAGATCTTTTTATCTACAGAGGTTTTGGTGCAGCTTCTTTTGTTTTTGTTAAATTGTTTTTCCTAAGTGGTGCATTTCTACTTTTAGATTTACCACTTAAAAAACTCAAAAATACTTGGTTTTGGGATTTGTTCGCCATCATTCTACTTTCGATAACTTTTGGTTTTTTTGCGACAACATTACCAGAACTTGGTGGTACAATTGGCTATGAAATGAATTTGTTTTTTCAAGATTATATTGGAAAAACTGGAACTATTCTAGTATTGATATTTGGGTTATTGATTTACATAATTTTTAAAATAAAAGTTTCTCCCGATTCTATTAAATCGTTTTTTGAAAAAAAGAAAAAAGACATAACTGAAGATTTCAAAAGCATTTCAACTCCAAATAACTCTACAGATTATAATCTTGAGGAATTTGCAGTAAAAGAAGACGAAGAAGAAATTGAAGAACCCGTTTTAAAAACTTCTCAATTTGAAATAAATAAAGAAGCTTTAAAACCAACAATCGAAAAAGCATCCGAAATTAATTTAGAACCAACAATAAAAGAAACAACTTCTACTCCAATTGCTTCTAAGGAATTAGAAATAATAGAATCAACTTCTGATGATTTTGTAATAGAAAAAGCTACTGAAGAAGATATTGTTGAAGAAAATTTGGCAGCAAAACTTGTTGCAGATTTTGGAGAATTTGATCCAACACTAGAATTGTCAAATTATAAATTTCCAACAATTGATTTACTAAAAGAATATAAATCTGTTGGAATAACAATCAATCAAGAAGAGCTTGAGGAAAATAAAAATCGTATTGTAGAAACTTTAAAAAACTACAAAATTGAAATTGCTCAAATTAAGGCAACTGTTGGACCATCGGTTACGTTATATGAAATTGTTCCTGAAGCAGGAATTCGTATTTCAAAAATTAAAAGTCTAGAAGATGATATTGCTTTATCACTTTCAGCATTAGGAATTCGTATCATAGCACCAATTCCTGGAAAAGGAACTATTGGTATTGAGGTTCCAAATAAGAATCCAACTATGGTTCCAATGAGAACTGTAATTTCTGCCTCTAAATTTCAAGAAGCCGAAATGGAATTGCCGATTGCTTTAGGGAAAACCATTTCAAATGAAACTTTTGTAGTTGATTTAGCCAAAATGCCTCACCTTTTGATGGCTGGAGCAACAGGTCAAGGAAAATCAGTTGGTTTGAATGCTGTTTTAACTTCTCTATTGTACAAAAAACATCCAGCCGAAGTAAAATTTGTTTTGGTTGATCCAAAAAAGGTTGAACTAACATTATTCAATAAAATAGAACGTCATTATTTAGCTAAACTACCAGATACTGAAGATGCTATTATTACGGATAATAACAAAGTAATTAATACGTTAAATTCTCTTTGTGTTGAAATGGATAATCGTTACAACTTGTTGAAAGATGCAATGGTTAGAAACATTAAAGAATATAACGAAAAGTTCAAATCAAGGAAGCTAAATCCAGAAAACGGACATCGTTTTTTACCTTACATAGTTTTGGTTGTCGACGAGTTTGCCGATTTGATTATGACTGCTGGAAAAGAAGTTGAAACACCTATTGCTCGTTTGGCTCAATTAGCTCGTGCTATTGGAATTCACTTAATTATTGCTACTCAAAGACCATCGGTCAATGTAATTACTGGTATTATCAAAGCAAATTTCCCAGCGAGAATTGCATTCAGAGTAACATCAAAAATAGATTCTAGAACAATTCTTGATACACAAGGCGCTGACCAATTAATTGGTCGTGGAGATTTATTATATACTAATGGAAACGATTTGGTTCGAGTACAATGTGCTTTTGTTGATACTCCAGAAGTTGAGCGAATTGTAGATTATATAGGTTCGCAAAAAGCATATGCTAGTGCCTATTTACTTCCAGAATATATTGGCGAAGAAGGAAGTAGCACTTCATTAGAGATTGATATTTCAGAAAGAGATACATTATTTAGAGAAGCTGCTGAAATAATTGTTACATCCCAACAAGGTTCGGCATCATTATTGCAACGAAAATTGAAACTGGGTTACAATCGTGCTGGAAGACTAATTGATCAATTAGAAGCAGCTGGAATTGTTGGTCCATTTGAAGGAAGCAAAGCTAGAAGTGTAAATATAACTGACTTGGCTTCGTTAGAACAATTTTTAAACAATGAACAAAACAATATTTAA